The window TTCTACCACTACCCGTACCTTTGGTATCCGCAGAACTTCTGGAGCGCGGACTATTACCGCAGCTCGGAGAGCTTGTACTACCGCTATCCGCCGGAAATGCGGGTGCCGGTCTACAACAAGCGCTGGCACAACGAATTCCCCATGACCCGCAAGTATCATTGGGGTAATCACTT is drawn from Pirellulales bacterium and contains these coding sequences:
- a CDS encoding calmodulin-binding protein, which codes for MIRRGMLAVVCALGLWSGMAAGAAAQEQAFGRQWARSYNTQDWDRFYHYPYLWYPQNFWSADYYRSSESLYYRYPPEMRVPVYNKRWHNEFPMTRKYHWGNH